Proteins from one bacterium genomic window:
- the rpmB gene encoding 50S ribosomal protein L28, which produces MAKVCYSCGKWPQVGNQVSHSNRKTRRRWLPNLQSIKIVENGRHQRVRVCARCLKTGKVVKVV; this is translated from the coding sequence ATGGCAAAGGTATGTTATTCTTGTGGTAAATGGCCTCAGGTAGGCAATCAGGTGAGTCATTCCAACCGAAAGACGAGGCGAAGATGGCTGCCCAATCTTCAATCTATCAAGATTGTCGAGAATGGACGACATCAGCGGGTTCGAGTCTGTGCCCGCTGCCTTAAGACAGGCAAAGTAGTCAAGGTAGTCTAA